A genomic region of Coriobacteriaceae bacterium contains the following coding sequences:
- a CDS encoding molybdopterin-dependent oxidoreductase: MTTTAKIDSGIEDFKNDLGKPWRYEEDGYTVTRACAWSAPGCHPVGCGVKLYVNKDGILEKVEGDENQPITQGRLCMRCLTLTDFTYHPDRVIYPMKRAKEDRGKDKWERITWDEAYDIIEENIQGLKEKYGPESIVVFGGTGREGGPMCGPYGAAMIGTPNACYTQSGYACYIPRVAAGTYVAGVTYPEMDYAGGLPGRYDDPMYKIPEVTITWGKEPLPSNGDGFFGHAVIDVMKRGSKLISIDPRSNWLSTRAVYHLQLRPGTDTALGMAMLNIIISEDLYDHDFVDKYCYGFEQLAERVKTMTPEKAAEICDLDVDDIYGATRMYACADNAAILWGLATDQKANGTQSGHTIIALEAITGNLDIPGGQLLGDVSDSLGDLGFGWKELGPELQNKIIGLYEYPAYVGMVLNSHADLTLEAMETGEPYEIHGGFIASTNLLAGTCAAQPKRWHDAMVKLDFVFAADCWITPTVQCCADVILPLATYAERQSMVGTHYGASPNMLGAVVDAVKVGETKGDLEIQYELGCRLNPGTYERFKDFEDFRAEFRLGNLGMSYEELREKVVVQRNVSYKKYETGKLRPDGKPGFNTPTGRVELYSTMYKQFNEDPLPYYEEPQRSPVSTPELMEEYPFVLTTGARTYAYFHSEGKQIPLLREINPDPLLEINPKDAEKLGIIDGEWVNVENEFGKCELKAKVTPIVKEGVVHAQHGWWFPEEDREEPHLFGVWRCNINELVPHKFVGKLGFGAPFKCLLCKVEKLNK, translated from the coding sequence GTGACCACGACAGCAAAAATCGATAGCGGTATCGAAGACTTCAAAAACGACCTGGGCAAGCCCTGGCGTTACGAGGAGGACGGCTATACCGTCACGCGCGCCTGCGCCTGGTCGGCGCCGGGCTGCCATCCGGTTGGATGCGGCGTTAAGCTCTACGTGAACAAGGACGGCATCCTCGAAAAGGTCGAGGGCGACGAGAACCAGCCCATCACACAGGGGCGCCTCTGCATGCGCTGCCTGACCCTCACCGACTTCACCTATCATCCGGACCGCGTCATCTACCCGATGAAACGCGCCAAGGAGGATCGCGGCAAGGACAAGTGGGAGCGCATCACCTGGGACGAGGCCTACGACATCATCGAGGAGAACATCCAGGGTCTCAAGGAGAAGTACGGCCCCGAGTCCATCGTCGTCTTCGGTGGCACCGGTCGCGAGGGCGGCCCAATGTGCGGCCCTTACGGCGCGGCCATGATCGGTACGCCCAATGCCTGCTACACGCAGTCCGGTTACGCCTGCTACATCCCGCGCGTTGCCGCTGGCACCTATGTTGCTGGCGTGACCTACCCCGAGATGGACTACGCCGGCGGCTTGCCCGGACGCTATGACGATCCGATGTACAAGATTCCCGAGGTCACGATCACTTGGGGCAAGGAGCCGCTTCCCTCCAACGGCGACGGTTTCTTCGGCCACGCCGTCATCGACGTCATGAAGCGCGGCAGCAAGCTCATCTCGATCGATCCGCGCTCCAATTGGCTCTCCACGCGTGCGGTCTATCACCTGCAGCTGCGCCCTGGTACCGACACGGCTCTTGGCATGGCGATGCTCAACATCATCATCTCCGAGGACCTCTACGATCACGACTTCGTCGACAAATACTGCTACGGCTTCGAGCAGCTCGCCGAGCGCGTGAAGACCATGACTCCCGAGAAGGCGGCCGAGATCTGCGACCTCGACGTTGACGACATCTACGGTGCAACCCGCATGTACGCCTGCGCCGACAATGCCGCAATCCTGTGGGGACTTGCCACCGACCAGAAGGCCAACGGCACTCAGTCAGGTCACACGATCATCGCACTCGAGGCCATCACCGGCAATCTCGACATTCCCGGTGGCCAGCTGCTCGGTGATGTGAGCGACTCGCTCGGCGACCTCGGCTTCGGTTGGAAGGAGCTCGGTCCGGAGCTGCAGAACAAGATCATCGGCCTGTACGAGTATCCCGCATATGTCGGCATGGTTCTCAACTCGCACGCCGACCTCACGCTCGAGGCCATGGAGACGGGCGAGCCCTACGAGATCCACGGCGGCTTCATCGCGTCGACCAACCTGCTTGCCGGCACCTGCGCCGCCCAGCCCAAGCGCTGGCATGACGCCATGGTCAAGCTCGACTTCGTCTTCGCGGCCGATTGCTGGATCACCCCGACCGTCCAGTGCTGTGCCGACGTCATCCTGCCGCTCGCGACCTACGCCGAGCGCCAGTCCATGGTCGGCACGCACTACGGCGCATCGCCCAACATGCTCGGTGCCGTCGTCGACGCCGTCAAGGTTGGCGAGACCAAGGGTGACCTTGAGATCCAGTACGAGCTTGGCTGCCGCCTCAACCCCGGCACCTACGAGCGATTCAAGGATTTCGAAGATTTCCGTGCCGAGTTCCGCCTCGGTAACCTCGGCATGAGCTACGAGGAACTGCGCGAGAAGGTCGTCGTCCAGCGCAACGTGAGCTACAAGAAGTACGAGACGGGCAAGCTGCGTCCCGACGGCAAGCCCGGCTTCAACACGCCGACCGGTCGCGTCGAGCTCTACTCGACCATGTACAAGCAGTTCAACGAGGATCCGCTGCCATACTACGAGGAGCCGCAGCGCTCTCCGGTGTCGACGCCCGAGCTCATGGAGGAGTATCCCTTCGTGCTCACGACCGGCGCCCGCACCTACGCGTACTTCCATTCCGAGGGAAAGCAGATTCCGCTGCTGCGCGAGATCAATCCCGATCCGCTGCTCGAGATCAATCCCAAGGATGCGGAGAAGCTCGGCATCATCGATGGCGAGTGGGTCAACGTCGAGAACGAGTTCGGCAAATGTGAGCTCAAGGCCAAGGTCACGCCCATCGTGAAGGAAGGCGTCGTGCATGCTCAGCATGGTTGGTGGTTCCCCGAAGAGGACAGAGAGGAGCCGCATCTGTTCGGCGTGTGGCGCTGCAATATCAACGAGCTCGTACCGCATAAGTTCGTGGGCAAGCTCGGTTTTGGCGCGCCGTTCAAGTGCCTGCTCTGCAAAGTCGAGAAGCTGAACAAATAG